The window AAGCGATGTGGCAGGTTGTCGATCCGATTGTCAAACGATGGGAGAATCTGCCGCCTGCAACGTTTCCCAATTATCATGCAGGCAGTTGGGGACCGCCGGAAGCGGACGCGCTGCTTTCCCGGGACGGTTTTTCCTGGAGCCATTTGGAATAAAAAACGGATTGCAACCAAATAACCATCAGGTAAGGAGGTGCTAAGATGGAACTTGTCATGGTCGGATTGGGGAAAATGGGTTTGAATATGGCTGTTCGATTGATACGGGGCAATCATCGCGTCGTGGGCTATGATCCTGCGGAAAAAGCCCTCCAGGCTGCCCGGGGGGCGGTCTCCGAAGTTACACAGAATCTATCCGATATTGAAACCCTGTTATCCCCACCGCGAGTCGTCTGGCTCATGGCGCCGTCCGGAAATCCTACCGAAAAAACCTTGGAATCCGTAAAGGAACTTCTCAGCGCAGGAGACATCATTATCGACGGCGGAAACAGCAACTACAAGGATTCTGTGAGGCGGGCCGCTTCCCTGAAGGAAAGGGGAATCCATTTTGTCGACGTGGGCACCAGCGGAGGGGTATGGGGACTCAAGGAAGGGTACAGCCTCATGATCGGCGGAGAGAAGGCGGTTGTAGAACGACTGCGACCTATTTTTGAAACCCTTGCCCCGGATCCGCTGAAAGGCTGGGGCCACGTCGGTCCCTGCGGCGCGGGGCACTTCGTCAAAATGGTTCACAACGGCATCGAATACGGTTTGATGCAGGCCTACGCGGAGGGATTCGAAATCATGAAGGCAAAAGAGGATTTCCCTCTCGACCTGCACCAGATTTGCGAAATCTGGCGCCATGGAAGCGTTGTCAGATCCTGGCTCCTGGATTTGACCTCCGAAGCCTTCGCCGACAGCAATGATCTGAGCGGAATCGAAGGCTGGGTGGAGGACAGCGGCGAGGGGCGTTGGACCATCGCCGAGGCGATCAATGAAAATGTGCCCGCCCCCGTCATCACGCTTGCGCTTCAAATGCGCCTTGTCAGCAGGCAAAAGGAAAGTTTCGCCGCAAAAGTTCTTGCCGCTATGAGAAACAAATTCGGCGGGCATGCGGTCAAAGAGAAGAAGCTGCCTTGAAGGCTAATTGGTCAGCAAAGGAGATTTTATGCCCCGAGATATCCCCGTAGGAAACGGCAATCTTTTGGTCGCCTTTGACCGGAATTATCTGCTTCGAGATCTCTATTTCCCCTGTGTAGGAAAAGAAAACCACACCAACGGCCATCCTTTCCGTCTAGGCTTCTGGGTCGCCGGCGCCTTTTCCTGGGTATCGGAGGAATGGGAGATACAGCAGCATTATCTCGAAGACACCCTGGTGACGGCCGTCACCCTTGAGAATGTAAAGCTCGGGATAAGGGTCATGGCCAACGACTGGGTGGATTTTCATGAAAACATCTATCTCAAGAGAATGACCGTGGAAAATCTCACCGATCAGCCGCAGGATGTCAGGGTTTTTTTCAATCACGACTTCCATATCTCCGGCACGGAAATCGGCGATACGGCGGTGTACCGGCCCGATGCCCGATGTCTTCTCCATTACAAGGATGACCGCTATTTCCTCATCAATATCCACGCCAAGGGCGAAACGGGAATTCGCGAGTATGCGATGGGCGTCAAGGAGCAGGGATCGATGCTGGGAACCTGGATGGATGCCGAGGACGGCGTTCTGGGGGGAAACCCGATTGCCCAGGGGTCCGTGGATTCCGTCGCGGGTGTGCGGCTGCTGATTGAACCCGCGGCCAAGGAAACGTTTTTCTATTGGATCTGCGCCGGGGAAACCTGGGAAGAGGTGCGCCTTCTGAATCAAATTGTCACGGGCAAAACACCGGAGGTCCTTTTCAAGCGCACCGCCGATTACTGGAAATTGTGGGTCAGCAAGGAAGGATTAAACTACCATCTGATCCCGGAAAAAATCGCCCGGCTTTACCGGCAGAGCCTGCTCATTATCAGAACCCAGACGGACAATCGCGGCGGCATACTGGCGGCGAACGATTCCGACAACATGCAATTCAATCGGGATACGTACAGCTACGTCTGGACCAGGGACGGCGCCCTGATCGCCCTGGCGCTCGATGATGCCGGATATTTCGGTCTCGCGAGGGATTTCTTCAATTTCTGTTCACGGGTAATTACTCCCGAAGGCTATTTTCGACATAAGTACACCCCTACCGGCGCTGTCGGAAGCTCCTGGCATCCCTGGATTCATTCTGGTCAGGAGCAGATGCCCATCCAGGAAGACGAGACGGCCCTGGTGATTTGGGCACTTTGGCATCATTTCAGCATCTATAAGGATATAGAATTCATCAAGCCCTTGTACAAACGACTGGTTAAAAACGGCGCGGATTTCATGCTGCGGTACCGGGATTCTGTCACAAAGCTTCCCCTGCCCAGCTATGACCTCTGGGAAGAACGGAGAGGGGTCCTGACCTTTACGGCCTGTTCCGTTTACGCAGGACTCCTGGCGGCGGCAAACTTCGCCCATGCCTTCGGGGAGACTGATATTGGGCATGGTTATGAAACCGCGGCGGCGGAGGTCAAGGATGCCTTGACCCACCACCTCTATCTGAAAGAGAAAAAACGGTTTGCCCGAATGATCACCTTCAACAAGGATGGCTCTCAGGTAGTCGATGACACGGTCGATGCCAGCCTTTACAGCCTGTTCGCCTTCGGCGTCTTTCCGCCCGACGACGAGCGGGTATCGGAAACCATGCGTCAGGTCCACGAAAAACTCTGGTGCCAAACTGCTATCGGCGGCCTTGCCCGTTACGAGGGCGATATCTATCATAAGATCGATGATCGCCTTCCGGGAAATCCCCGGATCATCTGCACGTTGTGGATGGCGCAATATTATATTGCCAAGGCCGGTTCGGCTGAAGATTTGGGAAAAGCGTTGGAGATCCTATCGTGGGTTACGGATCGGGCGCTCCCCAGCGGGGTTCTCGCGGAGCAGATTCACCCGCATACCGGCGAGCCCGTTTCCGTATCGCCGTTGACCTGGAGCCATGCTGCCTTTGTTTTCGCTGTACAGGAATATCTCAACAAATATGTAAAATTGAATGCTTATGCGGAATGCGGCCATCCTAAATATTCGAAATATGCGAATAACAATCCTCCTGGAGGAAAACCATCATGATCAACAATCCATGGATCGATGTTTCCCTGACGCTGAAATCCGGCATGCTCCACTGGCCGGGCGATCCAGCCGTCCTGATCGACCGGGTCCGGGACATGGACAAGGCCGATACGGTCAACCTTTCGCAGATCACGATGGGCGCTCATTCCGGCACCCATATCGACGCCCCCGCACATTTTCTGAACGGGGAGAGGGGAACCGACGACATTACTTTTGCGTCGCTGATCGGTCCCGCCAGGGTGATCGACATCGCAGCCCCCCGCGCAGTGACAAGGGCCGAACTTGAAAGGCACAGGATAAGACGGGGGGAACGAATTCTTTTGAAGAC of the Syntrophobacterales bacterium genome contains:
- the gnd gene encoding decarboxylating 6-phosphogluconate dehydrogenase, which encodes MELVMVGLGKMGLNMAVRLIRGNHRVVGYDPAEKALQAARGAVSEVTQNLSDIETLLSPPRVVWLMAPSGNPTEKTLESVKELLSAGDIIIDGGNSNYKDSVRRAASLKERGIHFVDVGTSGGVWGLKEGYSLMIGGEKAVVERLRPIFETLAPDPLKGWGHVGPCGAGHFVKMVHNGIEYGLMQAYAEGFEIMKAKEDFPLDLHQICEIWRHGSVVRSWLLDLTSEAFADSNDLSGIEGWVEDSGEGRWTIAEAINENVPAPVITLALQMRLVSRQKESFAAKVLAAMRNKFGGHAVKEKKLP
- a CDS encoding glycoside hydrolase family 15 protein: MPRDIPVGNGNLLVAFDRNYLLRDLYFPCVGKENHTNGHPFRLGFWVAGAFSWVSEEWEIQQHYLEDTLVTAVTLENVKLGIRVMANDWVDFHENIYLKRMTVENLTDQPQDVRVFFNHDFHISGTEIGDTAVYRPDARCLLHYKDDRYFLINIHAKGETGIREYAMGVKEQGSMLGTWMDAEDGVLGGNPIAQGSVDSVAGVRLLIEPAAKETFFYWICAGETWEEVRLLNQIVTGKTPEVLFKRTADYWKLWVSKEGLNYHLIPEKIARLYRQSLLIIRTQTDNRGGILAANDSDNMQFNRDTYSYVWTRDGALIALALDDAGYFGLARDFFNFCSRVITPEGYFRHKYTPTGAVGSSWHPWIHSGQEQMPIQEDETALVIWALWHHFSIYKDIEFIKPLYKRLVKNGADFMLRYRDSVTKLPLPSYDLWEERRGVLTFTACSVYAGLLAAANFAHAFGETDIGHGYETAAAEVKDALTHHLYLKEKKRFARMITFNKDGSQVVDDTVDASLYSLFAFGVFPPDDERVSETMRQVHEKLWCQTAIGGLARYEGDIYHKIDDRLPGNPRIICTLWMAQYYIAKAGSAEDLGKALEILSWVTDRALPSGVLAEQIHPHTGEPVSVSPLTWSHAAFVFAVQEYLNKYVKLNAYAECGHPKYSKYANNNPPGGKPS
- a CDS encoding cyclase family protein → MINNPWIDVSLTLKSGMLHWPGDPAVLIDRVRDMDKADTVNLSQITMGAHSGTHIDAPAHFLNGERGTDDITFASLIGPARVIDIAAPRAVTRAELERHRIRRGERILLKTLNSEKKILWMETFTEEFVYVEADAADYLVARGVRTIGIDYLSIGGYKKDGRYVHMQLLGAGILIIEGLDLSDVPAGRYDMICLPIKISNGDGAPARVLLKKKGLRQ